Proteins from one uncultured Desulfuromonas sp. genomic window:
- a CDS encoding DUF4405 domain-containing protein, protein MRKTISLIALFCFILLLVTSVVLYIMPHGRVAYWANWHLFGLPKTTWDELHITLGALFVVVGVWHTVLNWSAIVSYLKRSREGIRSKAGVMAVLITLVVVVGTFLHLPPMSWLLDLNTFVKNQASATYGEPPYGHAELSSLAMLIRNTGLDVRAVEKQLAQKNIVIQSLEQPVLQIAENNGLTPQQLFILMQPELMEGQFPAMPKLPPSGLGAKACNQFVTAMDLIVSRWLRRSKNRA, encoded by the coding sequence GTGCGTAAAACCATTTCATTGATTGCTCTGTTCTGCTTTATTTTGCTGCTGGTTACCAGTGTTGTGTTGTACATCATGCCGCATGGCCGTGTCGCTTACTGGGCCAACTGGCACTTGTTCGGCCTGCCCAAAACCACCTGGGATGAATTGCATATTACGCTTGGGGCTTTGTTCGTTGTCGTCGGCGTCTGGCACACGGTTCTCAATTGGTCGGCGATTGTCAGTTATCTGAAGCGTAGCCGAGAGGGGATTCGCTCCAAAGCTGGTGTGATGGCGGTGCTGATCACTCTTGTTGTTGTAGTGGGCACTTTTCTGCATCTGCCGCCGATGAGCTGGTTGCTCGATCTCAATACCTTTGTCAAAAATCAGGCCAGTGCAACCTATGGTGAGCCACCCTATGGTCATGCTGAATTGTCCTCGTTGGCCATGCTGATCCGCAATACCGGCCTTGATGTCCGCGCGGTCGAAAAGCAGTTGGCGCAAAAGAACATTGTGATTCAATCGTTGGAACAGCCGGTTTTACAAATTGCCGAGAACAACGGTTTGACGCCGCAGCAACTGTTTATCCTGATGCAGCCGGAGCTGATGGAGGGGCAATTTCCCGCAATGCCGAAACTGCCACCATCCGGCTTGGGCGCAAAAGCCTGCAATCAATTTGTAACAGCTATGGACTTGATTGTGTCGCGTTGGTTGAGGCGCTCAAAAAACAGGGCTTAG
- a CDS encoding TonB-dependent receptor, producing the protein MLLQKLRYFFILSSILCALPVQGAISQEPGLILDPIVVTASRAPETLSQVAQSVEIIDRADIVNSAADSVADLLEYVSGVDVRQRGIHGVQSDIYIRGAGSEQTLILLNGIRLSNPQTGHHNMDIPVSLQDIERIEVIKGPGSKLYGANAMAGIINIITRSPGERHLSAEVKAGEYDYLAESLQAGFATGPVNHRLSAGQQYSSGFDNDEPTGFNVRTLNYQGETRFNKSRLDFGAGYVDKKFGASRYYFDAPDQKEHTCTMVGHIALESHWLDIDWRPQWSVNRHEDTYRYLYGTSWYENNSDTTTHNFQVTGNSQNRFGQTSFGIGYEREKIDSSSLGDHDRSNRSLFVNHKLPLGDHVTIGGGLSAVHYSDWGWEYWPGMDALVTLTPQLRWFSSAAKSFRIPTYTEMYYNTPTNIGDPDLEAEEAWSYETGLRWQQKRLTMSASVFRRDADNLIDWARQPNTLTWYVQNLSDTTTTGFEFNADIRRPIAALPWLNRVAVGYSYLDRDVDSKGLESRYTLNNLRHQVHGTLFLTWFNTVEQVIKARWQERLLGDSSWVMDTRLSYPLTDQVELSVEVSNLFDEDYIESGDAPMPGRWIMVGMRVEHSFLE; encoded by the coding sequence ATGCTGTTACAAAAACTGCGCTATTTTTTCATTTTGTCAAGTATTCTCTGTGCTTTACCTGTCCAGGGAGCAATATCACAGGAACCAGGGCTAATTCTTGATCCCATCGTCGTCACAGCCAGCCGCGCACCAGAAACTTTGAGTCAAGTGGCTCAGTCGGTTGAAATCATTGACCGGGCAGACATTGTCAACAGTGCCGCCGACAGTGTGGCGGACCTGCTCGAATATGTCAGTGGCGTTGATGTGCGCCAGCGTGGCATTCACGGTGTTCAATCCGACATCTACATCCGCGGCGCAGGTTCGGAGCAAACCCTGATCCTGCTCAACGGCATTCGCTTGAGCAACCCGCAAACCGGACACCACAATATGGATATCCCGGTCTCTTTGCAGGACATCGAACGGATTGAAGTGATCAAGGGGCCGGGGTCAAAACTCTATGGTGCCAATGCCATGGCCGGCATCATCAATATCATCACCCGCAGTCCTGGGGAGCGCCACCTCAGTGCCGAGGTCAAAGCGGGCGAGTACGATTATCTGGCCGAAAGCCTGCAGGCCGGTTTTGCCACCGGCCCGGTTAACCATCGTCTGTCCGCCGGCCAGCAGTATTCCTCCGGCTTTGACAACGATGAGCCGACCGGCTTCAATGTTCGCACGCTCAACTATCAGGGGGAAACCCGCTTCAATAAGAGTCGCCTGGATTTCGGCGCCGGCTATGTGGACAAAAAGTTTGGTGCCAGTCGTTACTATTTTGACGCCCCGGACCAAAAGGAGCACACCTGCACGATGGTTGGTCACATTGCTCTGGAGAGCCATTGGTTGGACATTGACTGGCGTCCCCAATGGTCGGTCAACCGCCACGAAGACACCTATCGCTATCTGTACGGCACCTCCTGGTACGAAAACAACAGCGACACGACAACCCATAATTTTCAGGTCACCGGCAACAGCCAAAACCGTTTCGGCCAGACCTCGTTTGGCATCGGTTACGAGCGTGAAAAGATCGACAGTTCCAGCCTGGGTGACCATGATCGGAGCAATCGCAGCCTATTTGTCAACCACAAGCTGCCCCTCGGCGATCACGTGACCATTGGCGGCGGACTCAGCGCTGTGCACTATTCCGACTGGGGTTGGGAATACTGGCCGGGTATGGATGCCCTGGTGACCCTGACACCACAGCTGCGGTGGTTCAGCTCGGCAGCAAAATCGTTTCGCATCCCGACCTACACCGAGATGTATTACAACACCCCAACCAATATCGGTGATCCAGATCTGGAAGCCGAGGAGGCCTGGAGCTATGAAACAGGTCTGCGCTGGCAGCAGAAACGGCTCACCATGAGCGCCAGTGTCTTTCGCCGCGATGCCGACAATCTGATCGACTGGGCACGTCAACCAAATACTTTGACATGGTACGTTCAGAACCTCAGTGACACAACCACCACCGGCTTTGAATTCAACGCAGACATACGCCGCCCCATTGCGGCATTGCCATGGTTGAATCGCGTTGCAGTCGGCTACAGTTATCTGGATCGCGATGTGGACTCCAAGGGGCTGGAGTCTCGCTACACCCTCAACAATCTGCGGCATCAAGTACATGGTACCCTCTTCCTGACCTGGTTTAACACTGTAGAGCAAGTGATCAAAGCTCGTTGGCAGGAACGCCTGCTCGGCGATTCAAGTTGGGTGATGGATACCCGTCTCAGTTATCCGCTGACAGATCAGGTGGAACTGAGTGTTGAGGTCAGCAACCTGTTTGATGAAGACTACATCGAATCGGGTGATGCCCCGATGCCGGGGCGCTGGATTATGGTGGGGATGCGTGTGGAGCATTCGTTTTTGGAGTAA
- a CDS encoding sensor domain-containing diguanylate cyclase, whose protein sequence is MTKRHDDAQLLDMLHRRNEELETLVQIGKTLTSTLDIEELSNLIIEKGNLLLKARAWSLLLLDDVSHDLIFDVVVSDVTTELKGQRLPMGEGIAGWVAQQREAVLAPDVTLDPRFNDCLERQVGFKATSVVCVPLQIQGQLLGVMQLVNGEDDEVFTHNDLTLLSAIADYIAIGISNARNFSRVRELVITDDLTGLYNARYFDDLLDVEIARAQRFDSTLSLVFIDLDFFKLVNDNHGHLVGSRMLAEIGQLLKTRIRTVDYGARYGGDEFVLILPQTSKKGAYDLVCSLRELVRSHVLLTEGGSEIRVTASFGIAAYPIDADNKIDLIRLADNMMYKVKQTTRDGVLMA, encoded by the coding sequence ATGACAAAACGGCATGATGATGCCCAGCTACTTGATATGCTGCATCGAAGAAATGAAGAGCTGGAAACCCTGGTTCAGATTGGTAAGACTCTCACGTCGACACTCGATATTGAGGAACTTTCCAACCTGATTATTGAAAAGGGGAATCTGCTGCTCAAAGCACGTGCCTGGTCGTTATTGCTTCTCGACGACGTCAGCCACGATCTCATTTTTGATGTGGTCGTGTCGGATGTGACTACCGAGCTTAAAGGGCAGCGCCTGCCCATGGGAGAAGGGATTGCCGGTTGGGTGGCCCAGCAGCGTGAAGCTGTGCTCGCTCCTGATGTCACCCTCGATCCCCGTTTTAACGACTGTCTGGAGCGTCAGGTTGGTTTTAAGGCCACTTCCGTGGTGTGTGTGCCGCTACAGATTCAAGGTCAATTGCTCGGTGTCATGCAACTGGTCAATGGTGAAGATGATGAGGTTTTTACCCACAACGACCTGACCCTGCTCTCCGCCATTGCCGATTATATTGCCATCGGCATCTCCAATGCTCGAAACTTCAGCCGGGTCCGGGAACTGGTTATCACCGATGATTTGACCGGTTTGTATAACGCCCGTTATTTTGACGATCTGCTTGATGTTGAAATCGCCCGGGCCCAGCGTTTTGATTCCACCTTGTCGCTGGTGTTCATTGATCTCGATTTTTTCAAGCTGGTCAATGACAATCACGGCCACCTTGTTGGCAGTCGTATGCTGGCCGAGATCGGCCAATTGCTTAAAACACGCATTCGAACTGTCGATTACGGTGCTCGCTACGGAGGGGATGAATTCGTTCTGATCCTGCCGCAGACCTCAAAGAAAGGCGCCTATGACTTGGTGTGCAGTCTGCGAGAATTGGTTCGCAGCCATGTGTTGTTGACCGAGGGCGGCTCGGAGATACGCGTCACCGCCAGTTTTGGTATTGCCGCTTATCCGATTGATGCCGACAACAAAATCGATTTGATCCGTCTGGCCGACAATATGATGTACAAGGTCAAGCAGACCACCCGCGATGGTGTTTTGATGGCCTAA
- a CDS encoding antitoxin yields the protein MDNEELYRQTMALWGEQAQYDQAVEECAELCAALMHYRREKVAPQQVIDELADVTLMIGQLTWMFGADRVGEAVERKRAKLEQLMAKESSKKG from the coding sequence ATGGATAATGAAGAGTTATATCGCCAGACCATGGCGTTGTGGGGTGAACAGGCCCAATATGATCAGGCTGTTGAGGAATGTGCCGAGCTGTGTGCGGCCCTGATGCACTATCGTCGTGAGAAAGTTGCTCCCCAGCAGGTGATTGATGAATTGGCCGATGTCACCCTGATGATCGGTCAGCTCACCTGGATGTTCGGAGCAGACCGAGTGGGAGAGGCGGTTGAACGCAAGCGGGCTAAACTGGAACAACTCATGGCCAAAGAATCGAGCAAAAAAGGATAG
- a CDS encoding manganese efflux pump MntP family protein yields MDQLALLGIAVALAMDAFAVALATGAVLPELTFRHLFRLSFHFGLFQGLMPILGWLAGVGLQETIAAYDHWVAFFLLLWVGGKMIHEAVSDDEDDAPRGDPTRGLTLVTLSIATSIDALAVGLTLGVLGVSVWWPSLVIGIVAALLTLTGMLLGRRIGDYWGQRMEIVGGVVLLSLGVKILMEHLEFY; encoded by the coding sequence ATGGATCAACTTGCCTTGCTGGGAATCGCCGTAGCTCTGGCCATGGATGCCTTTGCCGTGGCTCTGGCCACTGGCGCGGTGTTGCCGGAGCTGACCTTTCGTCACTTGTTCCGGCTCAGCTTTCATTTTGGTCTGTTTCAGGGGCTGATGCCGATTCTCGGTTGGTTGGCCGGAGTGGGTTTGCAGGAAACTATTGCTGCGTATGACCACTGGGTCGCTTTTTTTCTTCTGTTGTGGGTCGGCGGCAAAATGATCCATGAGGCCGTTTCGGATGATGAAGACGATGCGCCGCGTGGTGATCCGACACGGGGGTTGACTCTCGTCACGCTATCCATCGCCACCAGCATCGATGCCCTTGCTGTTGGCCTGACCCTCGGTGTTCTCGGCGTCAGCGTGTGGTGGCCTTCCCTGGTGATTGGGATTGTTGCCGCTCTGTTGACGTTGACGGGCATGTTGCTTGGGCGGCGGATCGGTGATTATTGGGGGCAGCGGATGGAGATAGTCGGTGGTGTCGTGCTGCTCTCATTGGGCGTTAAGATCCTCATGGAACATCTGGAGTTCTATTAA
- the serB gene encoding phosphoserine phosphatase SerB encodes MENRLILITITGQDRPGVIAKVAQLIADTDGARIRDIEQTTTHTQMVLTLLLDLSAGGSSEKPLIKDLLFQAKEMGLDLDFAVISEDDYQRKTAGNTYVVTILGSRVDARSLAEVTALLAEASANVVRISKLTQRELRCVELLINTDGQLDVPALKRQLLQVGGGQRVDVAVQKESLYRRAKRLVVMDMDSTLIQVEVIDELARLAGVGDDVARITEQAMNGELDFGQSLAARVALLKGLKEEALDEVYRSIPFTPGARNLVHILKRLGFRTAVISGGFKFFTDRLQQELGLDYAFANQLEIVNGEVTGRTLGRIVDGECKAQLLEEIAEREGVTLDQVIAIGDGANDLPMLGKAGLGIAFNAKARVREQADTHINQQSLDSILYLLGLSEREVDEISA; translated from the coding sequence ATGGAAAACCGCCTGATTCTGATTACCATCACCGGTCAGGACCGTCCCGGCGTTATCGCCAAAGTTGCCCAGCTAATTGCTGATACTGACGGGGCGCGGATTCGCGATATTGAACAGACCACCACCCACACCCAAATGGTGCTGACTTTGTTGCTCGATCTTTCCGCGGGGGGCAGCAGCGAAAAACCGTTGATCAAGGATTTGCTGTTTCAGGCCAAGGAGATGGGGTTGGATCTCGATTTTGCCGTGATCAGCGAAGATGACTATCAGCGTAAAACGGCTGGCAACACCTATGTCGTCACCATCCTCGGCAGTCGGGTAGATGCCCGCTCCCTGGCCGAGGTGACAGCTCTGCTCGCCGAGGCATCCGCCAATGTGGTGCGTATCTCCAAGCTGACCCAACGGGAACTACGTTGCGTCGAGTTGTTGATCAATACGGATGGCCAGCTCGATGTGCCGGCGTTGAAACGGCAACTGTTGCAGGTTGGTGGTGGCCAGCGCGTTGATGTGGCCGTCCAGAAGGAGAGTCTCTACCGCCGCGCCAAGCGGTTGGTGGTGATGGATATGGATTCCACCCTCATACAAGTGGAGGTGATCGACGAATTGGCCCGCTTGGCTGGCGTCGGCGATGACGTAGCGCGCATTACCGAGCAGGCCATGAACGGTGAACTCGATTTCGGCCAGTCGCTGGCCGCCCGCGTTGCTCTGCTCAAAGGACTGAAAGAAGAGGCGCTGGATGAGGTGTATCGCTCCATCCCGTTTACCCCTGGTGCCCGTAATCTGGTGCATATCCTCAAACGCCTCGGTTTTCGCACTGCGGTGATCTCCGGTGGGTTCAAATTCTTTACCGATCGTTTGCAGCAGGAACTCGGGCTTGATTACGCCTTTGCCAACCAGTTGGAGATCGTCAATGGCGAGGTCACCGGTCGCACCTTAGGGCGGATAGTCGACGGCGAGTGCAAGGCTCAACTGCTCGAAGAGATCGCCGAGCGCGAAGGTGTCACCCTTGACCAGGTGATTGCCATCGGCGATGGTGCTAACGATCTGCCCATGCTCGGCAAAGCCGGATTGGGCATTGCCTTCAATGCCAAAGCCCGGGTCCGCGAGCAGGCTGATACCCATATCAATCAGCAGAGCCTCGATTCCATCCTTTACCTGCTTGGCCTGTCAGAGCGGGAAGTGGACGAAATCAGCGCATGA